A single window of Lentilitoribacter sp. Alg239-R112 DNA harbors:
- the pdeM gene encoding ligase-associated DNA damage response endonuclease PdeM: protein MKNLVSKIDHQPLQCVESSVNGTAILYDYRGVIFLPDSQVLVVSDLHLEKGAAFARRGLMHPPYDTHSTLARLKECISFYNPKTIISLGDSFHDKHGATQLPGTYRSSLLKLQKNSDWIWISGNHDPEPPKDFGGVFCDEVVIEKLTFRHEPVAHAADGEVAGHLHPAAKITRRGKSVRRACFASDGKRLILPAFGTTTGCLSLQHRAFRGLFLKSDLNAFVLGKEQLYPVSYSRLNS from the coding sequence ATGAAAAATTTAGTTTCAAAAATTGATCACCAGCCGCTTCAATGTGTTGAATCATCCGTAAATGGAACGGCTATATTATATGACTATCGCGGTGTTATTTTTCTACCCGATAGCCAAGTTCTTGTCGTATCCGATCTCCACCTTGAGAAAGGAGCCGCGTTTGCAAGGCGCGGCCTCATGCATCCCCCTTATGATACGCATTCAACGCTTGCTAGGCTCAAAGAGTGCATATCATTTTACAATCCGAAGACAATAATCAGTCTAGGAGATAGTTTTCATGACAAGCATGGCGCAACACAATTGCCAGGAACTTACAGATCTTCGCTGTTAAAACTGCAGAAAAATTCCGATTGGATATGGATATCTGGCAACCATGACCCTGAACCTCCAAAGGACTTTGGCGGTGTGTTTTGCGATGAAGTTGTCATTGAAAAGCTTACATTTAGGCATGAGCCTGTTGCACATGCTGCCGATGGAGAAGTTGCAGGCCATTTACACCCAGCGGCAAAAATAACACGTCGAGGGAAATCCGTTCGAAGGGCTTGTTTTGCATCTGACGGCAAACGCTTAATCTTGCCTGCTTTTGGTACAACAACTGGCTGTCTATCACTGCAACATCGCGCTTTTAGAGGCCTGTTTCTGAAGTCTGATTTAAATGCATTCGTTCTGGGTAAGGAACAACTCTACCCAGTTTCATATTCACGCCTAAATTCATAG
- a CDS encoding peptidoglycan-binding protein: MNGSRSKNHNLFADESTFETLSRTIEDLEKKILGVSNANPRAASPLERTHSNSTDFSHSANLRDEVRARQHSLSGGNPPSFARNVNSRNTNQGFLQTSSTQEQNHFKQNSQSSGELAGLLSQLRRELKQDMQATINGEVGRLQKDILDLRHTAIKDNMPASLGSDLEQIAQSLKQLEAGYPVDQGNQDIDSLRLEVDSLRNLVDKLAREDTLVGLDNRWSSIEQNLQGFDPNIMKGEFSDLSGRLAEMRLVLANMNENGPMLRPLEEKLENISSAVAALIDRPEQAQNYTQFTEFTSQTEQRLAQLADQIEGLSDRSEAGLIDRIEAISSRINTLSNEDAYQNLEKRMAHLQASLDNSSGAGHFPQLDERLSELSNKVDAIDQRASTVETAGIERLVSQLTDVATQLDKRAQPIEINGIDRLEEQLLQLNARLDNSRESVNPNVDGLQQQIEQLSELVRGTNVSDVSEKLDNLHEHLNTNDEFVLEAAKQAAEATLQAHGSTPAHGDSTNSNTDDNVISGLVKELKHLENLQLSSEDRNIKAFNTVQQSLVKIVEGLERLNSQVSDTPSTLNSVLTEQHAAPSQSSGSDAYQAVENQTAPALAPEEIPFRNEEDVPEVISSAPHVMPEAATAFLEERVSEEEPREQAAPANGTNSLLAGLASRMKTAVVDKNERAQAPQSEDQLAPRNVLDELESEFADEPLEPGSGAPDINSIMQKVRDVQKSRSTQETTSTNSNPQDLVSAARRAALAASSEVGAEEEQPRKRRFQLREPGKNSPLVSKPVLIAAGAILVAILAFPVVKQVLDIGGSSGQTEQISLDQSNDQSFKSEDVTPQVVQNDTNSPVETPLENAAPRIVELPNTTASTEGTDIQEQDIFASANKDESSANPHVNVSENADDVIAATPETIAPSRQVAPETLAAVNELPPSIASGALKEAALSGDPIALYEIAARYADGRDTDVANDKAMKWLELSADQNFAPAQYRLGNMYEKGEGVARNLDKARELYLKSANNGNISAMHNLGVLLASSGSLGEMEKAANWFRQAADFGVRDSQVNMAILHARGEGLPRDLVESYKWFAIAAAQGDQDAAVKRDQVLNALPEDRAKIAQEKAKSWVASPVDKLANNVQIPDAWVSRNSGTASIDMQKAIKNIQAILNNNGYDAGRPDGIIGAKTTDAIKAFQTSIGMEPNGQISDKLVQELLKRNG, from the coding sequence GTGTTTCAAACGCGAATCCTAGAGCTGCAAGCCCTCTTGAACGGACTCATAGTAATTCAACAGATTTTTCACATTCAGCCAATTTGAGAGATGAAGTTCGCGCACGTCAGCATAGTTTATCTGGCGGTAACCCGCCGAGCTTTGCAAGAAATGTTAATTCAAGAAATACTAATCAGGGTTTCTTGCAAACGTCATCTACTCAAGAGCAAAATCACTTTAAACAAAACAGCCAATCATCTGGTGAGCTGGCGGGGCTTCTTTCACAGTTACGACGTGAGCTGAAGCAAGATATGCAAGCGACGATAAACGGTGAAGTTGGGCGTTTGCAAAAGGACATATTGGATCTGCGACATACAGCGATCAAAGATAATATGCCGGCTTCACTTGGGTCTGATTTGGAGCAGATCGCTCAAAGTTTGAAACAGCTAGAGGCAGGATATCCGGTTGATCAGGGTAATCAGGACATCGATTCACTGCGTCTGGAAGTGGATAGTTTACGTAATCTAGTTGATAAGTTAGCACGTGAAGATACCTTGGTTGGTTTGGATAACAGGTGGAGTTCCATCGAGCAAAATCTGCAAGGGTTTGATCCAAACATTATGAAAGGTGAGTTTTCTGATTTATCCGGACGGTTAGCCGAAATGCGTCTCGTGCTCGCCAATATGAATGAAAACGGACCAATGCTTCGACCGCTTGAGGAAAAGCTGGAGAATATATCTTCAGCAGTCGCGGCCTTGATAGATCGGCCAGAGCAAGCACAAAATTACACTCAATTTACTGAATTTACCAGTCAAACGGAACAACGACTGGCGCAACTTGCAGATCAAATTGAGGGTCTTTCAGACCGAAGTGAAGCGGGGCTGATCGATAGAATTGAGGCGATTTCATCGCGAATTAACACTCTGTCAAATGAAGATGCTTATCAAAATCTTGAGAAGCGAATGGCGCATCTGCAGGCGAGCTTAGATAATAGTTCTGGAGCAGGTCATTTTCCGCAGCTCGACGAGCGTTTGAGTGAACTATCTAATAAAGTAGACGCAATTGATCAACGCGCTTCTACGGTTGAGACTGCCGGAATTGAACGCCTCGTGTCTCAATTGACAGATGTTGCTACTCAACTTGACAAGCGGGCGCAACCTATTGAAATTAATGGAATAGATCGATTAGAAGAACAGCTGTTGCAGTTAAACGCACGTCTGGACAATAGTAGGGAATCCGTTAATCCAAATGTTGATGGATTGCAGCAACAGATCGAACAATTATCTGAACTTGTAAGAGGAACTAATGTTAGTGATGTTAGTGAAAAACTAGATAACTTACACGAGCATCTCAACACAAATGACGAGTTTGTTCTTGAGGCAGCTAAACAGGCTGCAGAAGCAACCTTGCAAGCACATGGCTCAACACCCGCCCACGGTGATAGCACGAATAGCAATACTGATGACAATGTAATAAGTGGGCTTGTGAAAGAATTAAAGCACCTTGAAAATCTTCAACTCTCAAGTGAAGATCGGAATATAAAAGCTTTTAATACCGTGCAACAATCGCTCGTCAAGATCGTCGAGGGGCTCGAGCGGCTAAATAGCCAAGTGAGTGACACACCGTCCACATTAAATTCCGTTTTGACTGAACAGCACGCTGCGCCTTCTCAATCATCTGGTTCGGATGCTTATCAAGCAGTTGAAAATCAGACAGCACCTGCGCTGGCGCCCGAAGAAATTCCTTTCAGAAATGAGGAGGATGTTCCCGAAGTTATTTCCTCAGCGCCTCATGTGATGCCAGAAGCCGCAACTGCATTTCTAGAAGAACGTGTATCTGAAGAGGAACCTCGTGAACAAGCCGCTCCTGCAAATGGTACAAATTCGTTACTTGCGGGACTGGCAAGCCGGATGAAAACTGCTGTTGTGGATAAGAATGAGCGCGCTCAAGCGCCTCAATCAGAAGATCAACTCGCGCCGCGAAATGTACTTGATGAACTTGAAAGCGAATTTGCAGACGAACCACTTGAGCCTGGTTCTGGTGCACCTGATATTAACTCGATCATGCAAAAAGTGCGTGATGTTCAAAAATCACGCAGTACACAAGAAACCACGTCCACAAACTCCAACCCTCAGGATTTAGTTTCTGCGGCACGGCGCGCAGCCCTAGCTGCTTCTTCCGAGGTAGGGGCAGAAGAAGAGCAACCCAGAAAAAGGCGTTTCCAACTCAGGGAACCGGGTAAAAACAGTCCCCTTGTAAGCAAGCCGGTGCTAATTGCTGCTGGAGCGATTTTGGTTGCCATTTTAGCATTTCCCGTTGTGAAGCAAGTGCTGGATATTGGTGGCTCATCTGGGCAAACTGAGCAAATCAGTTTGGACCAAAGTAACGATCAATCTTTCAAATCTGAAGATGTTACCCCTCAGGTCGTTCAAAATGACACAAACAGCCCTGTCGAAACACCGTTGGAAAATGCCGCGCCGCGCATTGTTGAGCTGCCCAATACAACCGCGTCGACAGAAGGAACTGATATCCAGGAGCAAGATATTTTCGCTTCGGCTAACAAGGATGAGAGTTCTGCCAATCCGCATGTAAATGTAAGCGAGAACGCAGATGACGTTATTGCTGCAACACCAGAAACTATAGCGCCGTCGCGCCAGGTCGCACCAGAAACCTTAGCAGCTGTAAATGAGCTTCCGCCCTCCATCGCTTCCGGCGCTTTGAAAGAAGCAGCACTTTCCGGTGATCCCATTGCGCTATATGAAATTGCGGCGCGTTATGCAGATGGTCGAGATACAGATGTTGCCAATGATAAAGCAATGAAGTGGCTTGAGCTTTCTGCTGATCAGAATTTTGCACCCGCTCAATATCGTTTAGGCAACATGTATGAAAAGGGTGAGGGTGTAGCTAGAAATTTGGATAAGGCTCGCGAGTTATACCTGAAATCCGCAAATAACGGCAACATCAGTGCAATGCATAATTTGGGCGTATTGCTAGCATCAAGTGGAAGTCTTGGCGAGATGGAAAAAGCTGCAAACTGGTTCCGTCAGGCAGCAGATTTTGGTGTTAGAGATAGCCAGGTCAATATGGCTATTCTTCATGCTAGGGGTGAGGGGCTTCCACGTGATTTGGTTGAATCATATAAATGGTTTGCAATCGCTGCTGCACAAGGTGATCAGGATGCGGCTGTTAAACGGGATCAAGTGTTGAATGCTTTGCCAGAAGATCGTGCGAAAATAGCTCAGGAAAAAGCCAAGTCATGGGTGGCAAGCCCTGTTGATAAACTTGCGAACAATGTACAAATTCCAGATGCATGGGTTTCAAGAAACTCTGGAACAGCTTCCATTGATATGCAAAAAGCCATCAAAAATATTCAAGCCATTTTGAATAATAATGGGTATGATGCAGGGCGCCCTGATGGTATTATTGGTGCGAAAACGACAGATGCAATCAAAGCATTTCAAACGTCAATTGGTATGGAGCCAAATGGACAAATTTCGGATAAACTTGTTCAAGAACTGTTGAAGCGTAATGGCTAA